Proteins encoded within one genomic window of Malassezia restricta chromosome VII, complete sequence:
- a CDS encoding conserved oligomeric golgi complex subunit 8: protein MAQDTGIALDATQSTLAKLKLLDKHHETISRETARYLRELTQNPLDVIEHQPAQQQTSVFSLEHQLSDLCVRNTSAFVSAQEAFDKIPQICSYSDDKLASLTNSHVSRIQQAIETFGQQANFALTLRNSASSMKDTMETSLLQLLRLPQFVSTSISNANYEEALQLTEHFFQNLPPKEKEVKHVVQALLDNMYSVLLHAQHLLMQAFRDPNAELPEARACVTYLLRLKSFARIQYPGTELDQHSADMCFGFLHARFLRVHTCLDPNADILLNIESWKDTVMSACATATSLYLENRVDQAQPIDTISVQLISMFATHAIDVLYEYLSLYLHNYTHAPIGPAPHLEEMSKRISLIYSKLCFVSDSLASIGISLELSLVPSTGRIESSLDAFGFAALSLWIAALHTIHPEEISATCPENESHNKMPRALSSHPLCIGTARQVVAALNVLRHFAPLNIHQAAVDALGKRFAHILSDLPSKEQHCFVNVLAPWASSALVQGVFDQPKESYSLSTCAEWRQACTTVKHTALNPT, encoded by the coding sequence ATGGCTCAGGATACAGGCATTGCGCTGGATGCGACACAAAGCACATTAGCGAAATTGAAGTTGTTGGATAAACATCATGAAACAATAAGCAGAGAAACTGCGCGATACCTACGTGAACTTACGCAGAATCCTCTTGATGTTATCGAGCATCAACCAGCCCAACAACAAACCTCGGTTTTTTCTCTTGAACACCAGCTGTCTGACCTATGTGTGCGAAATACGTCTGCCTTTGTGTCGGCTCAAGAAGCATTTGATAAAATCCCCCAAATCTGCTCATACAGCGATGACAAACTGGCCTCACTCACAAATTCTCATGTGTCACGAATTCAACAAGCGATTGAAACGTTTGGGCAGCAAGCAAATTTTGCGCTCACGTTAAGGAACTCCGCTTCATCTATGAAAGATACCATGGAAACATCCTTGCTCCAGCTTCTCCGACTACCTCAGTTCGTGAGCACTTCTATTTCCAATGCGAATTACGAGGAAGCTCTACAACTCACAGAACATTTTTTTCAAAACCTACCGCCCAAAGAAAAAGAGGTTAAGCATGTTGTCCAGGCTTTGCTGGATAATATGTATTCTGTTCTGCTACATGCCCAGCATCTCCTCATGCAAGCATTCCGCGATCCTAATGCCGAATTACCAGAGGCGCGTGCATGTGTTACATACCTTTTACGACTCAAATCGTTTGCCCGCATTCAGTATCCAGGTACAGAACTTGACCAACACAGTGCGGATATGTGCTTTGGATTTTTACATGCTCGATTTCTCCGGGTTCACACCTGCCTAGATCCTAATGCTGACATACTACTCAACATCGAGTCCTGGAAAGATACCGTCATGAGTGCGTGTGCTACGGCTACCTCTCTTTATTTGGAGAATCGTGTAGATCAAGCACAACCTATTGACACGATATCTGTACAACTGATTTCCATGTTTGCAACTCATGCTATCGATGTATTATACGAATATCTTTCACTCTACCTGCATAATTATACACATGCCCCGATAGGTCCCGCGCCTCACCTGGAAGAAATGTCGAAGCGAATTAGCCTGATCTATTCTAAATTATGCTTTGTGTCGGACAGCTTAGCAAGCATTGGCATTTCTTTGGAACTCTCTCTCGTGCCCAGCACAGGAAGAATTGAGTCAAGTTTGGATGCATTTGGTTTCGCGGCACTATCTCTGTGGATTGCTGCCTTGCACACAATTCACCCCGAAGAAATCAGTGCAACATGCCCTGAAAATGAAAGCCACAACAAAATGCCTAGAGCATTATCTTCACATCCTCTGTGCATTGGGACCGCTAGGCAAGTTGTTGCTGCCCTAAATGTTTTACGACACTTTGCACCTTTAAATATTCATCAAGCTGCCGTGGATGCTTTGGGGAAGCGATTTGCTCATATCCTCTCTGATCTACCATCAAAAGAACAGCACTGCTTTGTGAACGTCCTTGCACCTTGGGCCTCTTCTGCGCTTGTCCAAGGTGTATTTGACCAGCCTAAAGAAAGCTATTCACTCTCGACATGTGCTGAGTGGCGTCAGGCTTGTACAACTGTCAAGCATACTGCTCTAAATCCAACGTAA